The stretch of DNA TGCGCCCGGCAGTTTCAAAAACTTTGCCCGCTCTTCTTCAGGCAATCGTATCATCAGCCGGTCAGCGAACACGCCGACGAACATCTGCCCGTTGACGAAGGCGCATGGGTAGCCGAACATCTTCCGTTGCTCGGCCATCGGAAAGTCGCCGAGCGCCTCGGCGAAGAATTCCTTGATCCACTCCGGCGCGGGCTTGAACTTGAGCATCTTTGGAGTTTGGGATTTCGCGTGCTTTTCGCGCGCTGTGCGTGGATTTGGGGTTTTTGATTTGGGTTTGGCAGGCATGTTGGCCTCCTGTGGTTGGTGTATGATAACGCAGAATTTGTCATTCCGATTTCCTTCTTTCCAAAATTTCCTATGACTTCCCTTCTCCCCTTCCTCAACTCTTCTTACTCCAACTTCCTCGCCGACCTCGCCGCCCTCGTCAACGTGGACTGCGGCACGCACAACAAGGCCGGAGTAGATCACGTCGGCGAATGGATCGGCGCGCGATGCCGCGAATGGGGCTGGGAGGTTGAACGCAGACCACAGGTGGATTACGGTGATTGCTGGATCGCGCGCTTGCGCGGCGCAAGCGACGGCGCGAATGCGGGCCGCCTCTTGCTTATCGGCCACCTCGACACGGTTTACCCGGACGGCACGGCGGCGGCGCGGCCCATGCGCTTCGAGGGGGACAAGATTCTCGGCCCCGGCGTCTGCGACATGAAGGGCGGCCTGCTGGTTGGCATGTACGCCTTGCGCGCTTTGCAGATGACAGGCTTCAACGACTTTGCCGAGATCGTTTTCGTCTTCAATAGCGAAGAGGAAGTTGGCTCGCCGGTCTCGCGCGCCGTCTACAGTTCCATAGCTCAACAGATGGATGCCGCCATCGTGTTCGAGTCGGCGCGGGCCAACGGCGACATTGTGAGCGCCCGCAAAGGCTCGGCGGAGTACAAGTTGACGGTGAAAGGCAAGTCGGCCCACGCCGGCGTCGAGCCGGAAAAAGGGGCAAACGCCGCCCTTGAACTGGCCCATCAGATCATCG from Chloroflexota bacterium encodes:
- a CDS encoding TfoX/Sxy family protein yields the protein MPAKPKSKTPNPRTAREKHAKSQTPKMLKFKPAPEWIKEFFAEALGDFPMAEQRKMFGYPCAFVNGQMFVGVFADRLMIRLPEEERAKFLKLPGAKQFEPMPGRPMREYVEVPQAITESAELKNWLKKSFAYTQSLPPKVKKSKK
- a CDS encoding M20 family metallopeptidase — encoded protein: MTSLLPFLNSSYSNFLADLAALVNVDCGTHNKAGVDHVGEWIGARCREWGWEVERRPQVDYGDCWIARLRGASDGANAGRLLLIGHLDTVYPDGTAAARPMRFEGDKILGPGVCDMKGGLLVGMYALRALQMTGFNDFAEIVFVFNSEEEVGSPVSRAVYSSIAQQMDAAIVFESARANGDIVSARKGSAEYKLTVKGKSAHAGVEPEKGANAALELAHQIIAVSQLDGLVPGVTVNPDVIGGGTKSNVIPDEAWALIDVRATDSAGAEAITQALANWPTQTTVPGTQVSITGRFGFAPMAKTPATAKLAQLAKEAARELGFEMDDAA